The Flavobacterium faecale genome has a segment encoding these proteins:
- a CDS encoding AraC family transcriptional regulator has translation MKLHLLDRSNLNDSSFTTKLNDYPYFLKIWHYHPELELVVILKSEGSCFVGDSIEKFEVADIILIGENLPHMWLNDEDYFQQNPDESAKAIAIHFKKDYLGSSFFETPEMNHILDLFNRAKLGLKFLNVNQNLIVDIQNMLDKKGFEKTMSFINILNDLAKHQETKSLASHGFVNSFKETKNETQDKVQAYIFKNFNKPITLEEVAQIAHMNTSAFSRFFKRLNRKNFSRYLSEIRIGYACKLLLEDKSNITTICYECGFNNISNFNRQFKLIMNCTPSIYVKEHKKDSV, from the coding sequence ATGAAACTTCATTTATTAGACCGAAGCAACCTCAACGATAGTTCCTTTACCACTAAACTGAATGACTACCCCTATTTTTTAAAAATATGGCACTACCATCCAGAACTAGAGCTGGTAGTCATATTAAAAAGTGAAGGAAGCTGCTTTGTGGGTGATAGTATCGAAAAATTTGAAGTAGCAGATATTATTTTAATCGGTGAAAATCTACCACATATGTGGCTGAATGATGAAGATTATTTTCAGCAAAATCCTGATGAATCAGCAAAAGCAATTGCCATCCATTTTAAGAAAGATTATTTAGGAAGTTCGTTTTTTGAAACGCCTGAGATGAATCACATTTTAGATTTATTTAATAGAGCAAAATTGGGTTTGAAGTTTTTAAACGTAAATCAGAATCTTATTGTAGACATCCAAAACATGTTGGACAAAAAAGGTTTTGAAAAAACAATGTCGTTTATCAACATTCTTAACGACCTTGCAAAGCACCAAGAAACAAAGAGTTTAGCTAGTCATGGTTTTGTCAATTCATTTAAAGAAACAAAAAACGAAACCCAGGACAAAGTACAAGCTTATATTTTCAAGAATTTTAATAAGCCTATCACGCTTGAAGAAGTTGCGCAAATAGCCCACATGAATACCTCGGCATTTAGTCGGTTCTTTAAACGACTGAACCGTAAAAATTTCTCCAGATATCTATCCGAAATTCGTATTGGCTATGCTTGTAAATTGTTACTTGAAGATAAATCGAACATCACTACTATTTGTTACGAATGTGGCTTTAATAACATATCAAATTTCAATAGACAATTCAAATTAATCATGAATTGCACTCCTTCGATTTACGTAAAAGAACATAAAAAGGATAGTGTTTAG
- a CDS encoding CAP domain-containing protein, with product MKLNLLRVALLATVLFSMNSCSSDTAEVANSNNTSTVSLTAKDVTYNYSDTELATMALINDYRLSVGLNALEKINHISVKSEEHDEYMITNNVVNHNNFVERSEDIIKVLGARRVGENIAYNFVTPESVVKAWLNSPTHKENIEGDFTHFGIAIKADPVTGKKYFTNIFAKI from the coding sequence ATGAAATTAAATTTACTTAGAGTTGCCCTACTAGCAACAGTACTTTTTTCAATGAATTCCTGCTCCTCAGATACTGCAGAGGTAGCAAACTCAAACAACACATCAACAGTTTCATTAACAGCAAAAGATGTAACCTACAATTACAGCGATACTGAGTTGGCAACAATGGCCTTAATCAACGACTACCGTTTAAGCGTAGGGTTGAATGCTTTAGAAAAAATTAATCATATTTCGGTAAAATCAGAAGAGCATGATGAGTACATGATCACTAATAATGTTGTGAATCATAATAACTTTGTCGAAAGATCAGAAGACATTATTAAAGTTTTAGGAGCGAGAAGAGTAGGTGAAAACATTGCATACAATTTTGTTACTCCTGAATCAGTAGTTAAGGCTTGGCTAAATAGTCCTACACATAAAGAAAACATCGAAGGTGATTTTACACATTTCGGTATAGCAATAAAAGCAGATCCTGTTACAGGTAAAAAGTATTTTACTAATATTTTTGCAAAGATATAA
- the pdxH gene encoding pyridoxamine 5'-phosphate oxidase produces MNDLSNYRKSYEKSELLETSIPEDPINLFNKWFHETEDFEGSKAAGVEVNAMTVSTYGLDGFPKSRVVLLKKFSEEGFVFYTNYNSEKGKAILEHPKVCLSFFWHAMERQVIIKGIASKVSAQVSDNYFDSRPDGSKLGAMVSNQSEVIPSRAFLESALESLESAFEGKEIPRPEHWGGFIVTPVEVEFWQGRPNRLHDRIRYSIQDDFNWKVERMAP; encoded by the coding sequence ATGAATGATTTAAGTAATTACAGAAAGTCTTATGAGAAGAGTGAATTATTAGAAACTTCTATACCGGAGGATCCTATCAATTTATTCAACAAATGGTTTCATGAGACCGAAGATTTTGAAGGTAGCAAAGCTGCAGGAGTTGAGGTTAACGCTATGACAGTTTCCACTTATGGTCTGGATGGTTTCCCGAAATCTAGAGTGGTACTTTTGAAAAAGTTTTCAGAAGAAGGATTTGTTTTCTATACCAATTACAACTCAGAAAAAGGAAAAGCAATACTAGAACATCCAAAAGTTTGTTTGTCTTTCTTTTGGCATGCTATGGAGCGTCAGGTAATTATAAAAGGGATTGCGAGTAAAGTAAGCGCGCAAGTTTCTGATAATTATTTTGACTCACGACCAGATGGCAGTAAATTGGGCGCTATGGTATCCAACCAAAGTGAAGTGATTCCGTCACGAGCTTTTTTAGAATCAGCATTAGAAAGTTTAGAATCAGCATTTGAAGGAAAAGAGATACCGCGTCCCGAACACTGGGGAGGATTTATAGTTACACCTGTTGAGGTAGAGTTTTGGCAAGGTAGACCCAATCGTTTGCACGACCGTATACGCTATAGCATTCAGGACGATTTCAATTGGAAAGTTGAACGTATGGCACCCTAA
- the bglX gene encoding beta-glucosidase BglX produces MNKQLHTLSFALLFVVTSGIAQTKKHLDTSKPVEERITLLMKEMTLEEKVGQMNQYNGSWDFTGPKPVGGSEEEKYEHIKKGWVGSLLSVRGVKEVRAVQKIAVEQTRLGIPLIFGFDVIHGYKTLSPIPLAEAASWDLLAIKNSARVAADEAASSGLNWTFGPNVDIANDARWGRVMEGAGEDPYLGSKIASARVKGFQGDRLDDFTTIAACAKHFAGYGFVEAGKEYNIVDMSNSKLYNSVLPPFKAAVDAGVRTFMNSFNTLNGVPATGNSFLQRDILKGAWGFNGFVVSDWASIAEMITHGYAADGADAAKKAAIAGSDMDMESHIYVAELVSLVKKGVVKESVIDDATRRILRVKFELGLFDDPYKYCDEAREKASIGSKAHNDDVLDMAKKSIVLLKNEKNLLPLKQSGAKIALIGALASDKNSPLGSWRIGADDNTAVSVLEGMQQYKNNSLVYAKGTEVATNKQVFVNEVEINSTDFSGFEAAKKAAKEAEVVVMVLGEIGFQSGEGRSRTELGLPGNQQQLLEEIYKVNPNIVLVLNNGRPLSLPWAAENIPAIVEGWQLGTQSGNAIAQVLYGDYNPSGKLPMSFPRNVGQCPIYYNSYNTGRPVNKESNVFWSHYSDVEKTPLYPFGFGLSYTSFEYKNLKLSNSSYKKGDKIEVSVEVSNTGNLDGKEVVQLYINDVAASIVRPVKELKGFELVALKKGETKTVKFTLTEQELGFYDNQGKFLVEPGAFNVMVGWNSNEGLTLKFELK; encoded by the coding sequence ATGAATAAGCAACTTCATACCCTTTCGTTTGCTTTGCTCTTTGTCGTAACAAGCGGAATTGCGCAAACAAAAAAACATCTGGACACCTCTAAACCTGTAGAAGAACGCATTACTCTTTTAATGAAAGAAATGACATTGGAAGAAAAGGTAGGTCAGATGAATCAATATAATGGTTCGTGGGATTTTACAGGTCCTAAACCAGTAGGAGGATCTGAAGAGGAGAAATACGAGCACATCAAAAAAGGATGGGTAGGTTCTTTATTAAGTGTTCGCGGAGTAAAAGAAGTTCGAGCGGTACAAAAAATTGCTGTAGAGCAAACGCGATTAGGTATTCCGTTGATTTTTGGTTTTGATGTGATTCATGGATACAAAACATTAAGTCCGATTCCGCTTGCCGAAGCTGCAAGTTGGGATTTATTGGCGATAAAAAACTCGGCTCGTGTTGCTGCTGACGAAGCGGCGTCGTCTGGATTGAACTGGACTTTTGGTCCTAATGTAGATATTGCAAACGATGCAAGATGGGGACGTGTTATGGAAGGCGCTGGTGAAGATCCTTATTTAGGAAGCAAAATTGCCAGTGCCAGAGTAAAAGGTTTTCAAGGTGATCGATTGGACGATTTTACAACCATTGCCGCTTGTGCAAAACACTTTGCAGGTTACGGATTTGTAGAAGCTGGAAAAGAGTACAACATTGTTGATATGAGTAACTCTAAATTATACAATTCAGTTTTGCCTCCTTTTAAAGCTGCTGTAGATGCAGGAGTACGTACGTTTATGAATTCGTTTAATACCCTGAACGGGGTTCCAGCAACTGGAAATAGCTTTTTGCAAAGAGATATTTTGAAAGGTGCTTGGGGATTTAATGGCTTTGTGGTTTCTGACTGGGCTTCTATCGCTGAAATGATTACTCATGGTTATGCTGCAGACGGTGCAGATGCTGCAAAAAAAGCGGCGATCGCAGGATCTGATATGGATATGGAATCACATATTTATGTAGCTGAATTAGTTTCATTAGTAAAAAAAGGAGTAGTAAAAGAGTCGGTAATTGATGATGCTACACGCAGAATTCTACGTGTAAAATTTGAATTAGGTTTATTTGATGATCCTTATAAATATTGTGACGAAGCTCGTGAGAAAGCAAGTATTGGTAGCAAAGCACACAACGATGATGTGTTAGATATGGCAAAAAAATCTATTGTTTTGCTTAAAAATGAAAAAAATCTATTGCCATTGAAGCAATCAGGAGCAAAGATTGCTTTGATTGGTGCGTTGGCTAGTGATAAAAATAGTCCTTTAGGTAGTTGGCGTATTGGCGCAGACGATAATACGGCTGTATCTGTACTTGAAGGAATGCAACAGTATAAAAACAACAGTTTGGTTTATGCTAAAGGAACAGAGGTTGCGACCAACAAGCAAGTTTTTGTGAACGAAGTTGAAATTAATTCAACTGATTTTTCTGGATTTGAAGCAGCAAAAAAAGCGGCAAAAGAAGCAGAAGTAGTAGTGATGGTTTTGGGAGAAATTGGTTTTCAAAGTGGTGAAGGTCGTAGTAGAACAGAACTTGGTTTGCCAGGGAACCAACAACAATTATTAGAAGAGATCTACAAAGTGAATCCAAATATCGTTTTGGTTTTAAACAACGGACGTCCTTTGTCATTGCCTTGGGCAGCTGAAAATATTCCAGCTATTGTTGAAGGATGGCAATTGGGAACGCAATCTGGTAATGCGATTGCTCAAGTACTTTATGGCGATTACAACCCAAGCGGAAAATTACCTATGTCTTTCCCAAGAAACGTAGGACAATGTCCAATTTATTACAATTCATACAACACGGGTAGACCGGTGAATAAAGAAAGTAATGTATTCTGGTCACATTATAGTGATGTAGAAAAAACACCTTTATATCCTTTTGGTTTTGGATTAAGCTACACTTCTTTCGAATATAAAAATTTGAAATTGAGTAATAGCTCTTATAAAAAAGGAGACAAAATTGAAGTTTCAGTAGAGGTTTCCAACACTGGAAATTTAGATGGAAAAGAAGTGGTACAGTTGTACATCAATGATGTTGCAGCAAGCATTGTTCGACCAGTAAAAGAATTGAAAGGTTTTGAGTTAGTTGCCTTGAAAAAAGGAGAAACCAAAACTGTAAAATTCACTTTAACAGAACAAGAATTAGGATTTTATGACAATCAAGGGAAGTTTTTAGTAGAACCTGGAGCTTTCAATGTCATGGTAGGATGGAATTCTAACGAAGGACTTACACTCAAATTTGAACTAAAATAG
- a CDS encoding CAP domain-containing protein, which yields MKNSILRIALLAAAVFTMNSCSSDNSEIVDSAITTPAATAKVVNYTYNDTELATMALINEYRVSVGLNPLEKINHISVKSEEHDDYMIENNVVNHNNFVARSEDIVKVLSAKRVGENVAYNFNTPEAVVKAWINSPGHKENIVGDFTHFGIAIKADPVTGKKYFTNIFAKI from the coding sequence ATGAAAAATTCTATCCTTCGCATCGCATTATTAGCCGCAGCCGTTTTCACAATGAACTCTTGTTCGTCTGATAATTCAGAGATAGTAGATTCTGCTATCACAACGCCTGCAGCAACAGCCAAAGTAGTTAATTATACGTATAATGATACTGAGTTGGCAACAATGGCTTTGATAAACGAATATCGTGTAAGTGTAGGATTGAATCCTTTAGAAAAAATAAATCATATCTCAGTAAAATCAGAGGAGCATGATGATTATATGATCGAAAATAATGTAGTTAATCATAATAATTTTGTAGCTCGTTCAGAAGATATCGTAAAAGTTTTGAGTGCTAAAAGAGTAGGGGAAAATGTAGCTTATAATTTTAACACACCAGAAGCAGTAGTAAAAGCTTGGATCAATAGTCCAGGGCATAAAGAAAATATCGTTGGAGATTTCACTCATTTCGGAATCGCTATAAAAGCAGATCCTGTAACGGGGAAAAAATATTTCACAAATATTTTTGCTAAAATATAA
- a CDS encoding CAP domain-containing protein: MKNSILRIALLATAVFTMNSCSSDNSEIVDSAITTNAAAAKTVNYTYSDTELATMALINEYRVSVGLNTLEKINYISVKSEEHDEYMIEYNVVNHNDFAARCESIIDAYNAKKVGENVAYNFNTPESVVQAWINSPAHKENIVGDYTHFGIAIKADPVTGKKYFTNIFAKI, encoded by the coding sequence ATGAAAAATTCTATACTTCGCATCGCATTATTAGCCACAGCCGTTTTCACAATGAACTCTTGTTCGTCTGATAATTCAGAGATAGTGGATTCTGCTATCACAACAAATGCAGCAGCAGCTAAAACAGTTAACTATACCTATAGTGATACTGAGTTGGCAACTATGGCTTTGATAAACGAATATCGTGTAAGTGTAGGATTGAATACTTTAGAAAAAATAAATTATATCTCGGTAAAATCAGAAGAGCATGATGAGTATATGATCGAATATAATGTAGTTAATCATAATGATTTTGCTGCTCGTTGCGAAAGTATTATAGATGCGTACAATGCAAAGAAAGTGGGAGAGAATGTAGCGTATAACTTTAACACACCAGAATCAGTTGTACAAGCGTGGATTAATAGTCCAGCGCACAAAGAAAATATAGTTGGCGATTATACACATTTCGGAATCGCAATAAAAGCAGATCCTGTGACGGGGAAAAAATATTTCACAAATATTTTTGCTAAAATATAA
- a CDS encoding alpha-hydroxy acid oxidase yields MAAQLDSRYPSIDDLRNKAQKKIPRFAFEYLDGGCNEDVNLHRNTSELRDVQLKPNYLRNHNGSSMKTKLFGIEYDAPFGIAPVGLQGLMWPNATEILAKAAFEHNVPFVLSTVTTSNIERISEITEGKSWFQLYHPAKDALRDDLIKRAAAAECPVLVILCDVPTFGCRPRDVRNGLAMPPKMSVANILQVMGKPEWAIQTLIHGQPGFANLLPYMPKGLDLKQLGKFMNDTFSGRLNEAKIKPIRDMWKGKLVLKGVASEEDIEEAIRLGIDGVIVSNHGGRQLDAGESSINSLKRLVAKYGDQIEIMMDSGVRSGPDVARAMACGAKFTFMGRSFMYGVAALGKKGGNHTMSLLKTELQQVMEQLNCATVEDFKDHLI; encoded by the coding sequence ATGGCAGCACAATTAGATTCTAGATACCCATCTATAGACGATTTAAGAAATAAGGCGCAAAAAAAGATTCCTAGATTTGCTTTCGAATACCTTGACGGTGGATGTAATGAAGACGTCAACTTACACAGAAACACTTCTGAATTAAGAGATGTTCAATTAAAACCTAATTACCTTAGAAATCATAATGGGTCAAGTATGAAAACCAAATTGTTTGGAATTGAATACGATGCTCCGTTTGGAATCGCACCTGTAGGATTGCAAGGATTGATGTGGCCAAATGCTACCGAAATATTAGCAAAAGCAGCATTTGAACACAATGTCCCTTTTGTATTAAGTACGGTAACAACTAGTAATATAGAACGTATTAGCGAAATCACCGAAGGAAAGTCTTGGTTTCAACTATATCATCCTGCCAAAGATGCTTTACGAGATGATCTAATAAAAAGAGCAGCAGCCGCAGAATGTCCCGTTTTAGTGATTTTGTGTGATGTTCCAACCTTTGGTTGTAGACCAAGAGATGTGAGAAATGGATTGGCTATGCCTCCAAAAATGTCGGTAGCAAACATTCTGCAAGTTATGGGTAAACCAGAATGGGCCATTCAGACCTTGATCCATGGCCAACCTGGTTTTGCAAATCTATTGCCTTATATGCCTAAAGGTTTAGATTTAAAACAATTAGGGAAGTTTATGAACGATACTTTTTCTGGACGTCTTAATGAGGCTAAAATTAAGCCGATTAGAGATATGTGGAAAGGTAAATTGGTTCTTAAAGGTGTTGCATCTGAAGAAGATATCGAAGAAGCTATTCGTTTAGGTATAGACGGGGTTATTGTTTCTAATCACGGTGGTCGTCAACTGGATGCAGGAGAATCCTCTATTAATTCATTAAAAAGATTGGTAGCCAAATATGGTGACCAAATCGAAATCATGATGGATAGTGGTGTACGCTCTGGACCAGACGTAGCAAGAGCTATGGCGTGTGGTGCTAAGTTTACCTTCATGGGGCGTTCTTTCATGTACGGTGTAGCCGCGCTTGGTAAAAAAGGTGGGAATCACACTATGTCCTTATTGAAAACGGAATTACAACAAGTAATGGAGCAACTAAACTGTGCTACTGTAGAAGATTTTAAAGATCACTTGATATAG